GCCGGTGCAACCCTACGTCTACGCCGAGTGGAAGAAGGCGCGGGCGCACATCGACTACCACGTCGAGGTCGATGGGCATTACTACTCGGTGCCGTATCAACTGGTGAAGAAGCAACTGGAAGTACGTCTGACGGCGCGCACCGTCGAGTGTTTCCACGCCAACCAGCGAGTGGCCAGCCACCTGCGCTCAATGCACAAGGGCAGGCACAGCACGCAGGCCGAGCACATGCCCAAGAGCCATCGCGAGCATGCCGAGTGGACGCCGCAGCGGCTGATCCGCTGGGCCGAGCAGACCGGGCCGAACACCGCCGGCGTGATCCGGCACATCCTCGAACGGCGCATCCATCCGCAGCAGGGCTACCGGGCCTGCCTGGGCATCCTGCGCCTGGGCAAAACCCACGGCGAAGTGCGCCTGGAGTTGGCCTGCCGTCGCGCCCTCAGCCTCGGTGCGTGCAGTTACAAGAGCCTCGAATCGATCCTGCGCCAGGGGCTGGAAAACCTGCCGCTAGCAGCCTGTTGAAATTCGCCTACGGCCTGTCTGACTTTGCCGTGTAAGGTTTACGATATCGGCTCCAATCTGCCGGGAACCCCGATTTCCATGCGTGGCGCCGATATCACACAGGAATCCTTGTTCACTGTCGCCAAGCTTGATGACTTTGTGCCAGCGACTCACCCCCTGCGCGCCATCCGCAAGCTGGCAGACACCGCTCTGCAGCGGATGAGCGCCCTGTTCGACACCTTGTATGCCGACACCGGCCGCGCCTCGATCGCCCCCGAGAAGCTGATGCGGGCGCAGTTGCTGCAGTTGTTCTACTCGCTGCGCAGCGAGCGAATGCTGATGGAACAGCTGGGCTACAACCTGCTGTTCCGCTGGTTCGTCGGCCTGGCCATTGATGATCCGGTGTGGGATCACTCGGTCTTCTCGAAGAATCGTGACCGCCTCAATGCCCAGGCAGTGGCCGCTGAGTTTCTGAGCGAGGTGGTACGCCTGGCGGAGAAGCAGGGGCTGATCTCGGATGAGCACTTCTCGGTCGACGGCACATTGCTGCAAGCCTGGGCCTCTCAGAAGAGTTTCCGTCCCAAGGACGATACGCCAGACGACCCGGGCCCCGGCCCGCGCAATGCCCCGCCGGACTTCAAGGGGCACAAGCGCAGCAACGACACCCACGCCTCGACCAGCGATCCGGATGCCCGGCTGTACCGAAAGAGCCACAACACCGGCGCGCAGCTGAGTTACATGGGGCATGTGCTGATGGAACACCGCAGTGGCCTGGTGCGCAGTGCTCATGTGACTCTGGCCGGTGGCCATGGCGAACGCGAAGCCGCGCTGGCGATGCTGAGCAAGCTGGGTGGTCGCCGTCGCCGCACCTTGGCCGCGGACAAGGCTTACGACACGGCAGACTTCGTGGCCGCCTGTCGTGCCCTCGGCGTGACACCCCATGTTGCGCAGAACACCAATGGTCGGCGCAGCGCCATCGATGGCCGTACCACGCGCCACGCCGGCTATGGTCTGAGCCTGAAGATTCGCGCCTGGATCGAAACCCACTTCGGCTGCTCAAGGCGGCGGCAGGCCTGCGCCAGGTGAAGCAACGCGGACTTGAGCGTGTCGACGCGCTGTTCCAGCTGGCCATGGCGGCAAGCAACCTGGTGCGCCTGCCGAAGCTGCTGGCTACAGGCTCAATGGCATGAGCGCGTTGACGGGGAAGGTGCGCCTGGAGCACGCCAAATCGGGCTATTTCCATCGATTGGCGCCCTAAACGGGAAGTAAACGAGCGCGACCGCTGCTGCCAGAAGCAGTGGACATAATCATCGCGGCGAATTTCAACAGGCTGCTAGCTCAAACCAACCTGCCGCTACTACCGGACGACCACGCCAACCTGCGCGGATCCGCCTACTACCACTGACCCCAAGGAAACTCACCATGCTGCCCCATCCGACCCTGGACAAGCTGCAAACCCTGCGCCTGCACGGCATGCTCAAGGCGCTGAACGAACAACTGAAAACCCCCGACATCGACAGCCTGAGCTTCGAGGAACGCCTCGGCCTGCTGGTCGACCGCGAACTGACCGAACGCGACGACAAGCGCCTCAGCAGCCGCCTGCGCCAGGCCCGGCTCAAGCACAACGCCTGTCTCGAAGACATCGACTACCGTGCCCCGCGCGGACTGGATAAGGCGCTGATCCTGCAACTGAGCAGTGGCCAGTGGCTGCGCGACGGCCTCAACCTGATCATCGGCGGCCCCACCGGTGTCGGTAAAACCTGGCTGGCCTGCGCCCTGGCCCACCAGGCCTGCCGAGAGGGCTACAGCGTGCGTTACCTGCGCTTGCCGCGCCTGTTGGAAGAGCTGGGTCTGGCCCATGGCGACGGCCGCTTCGCCAAGCTGATGAGCAGCTACGCCAAGACCGACCTGCTGATCCTCGACGACTGGGGCCTGGCCCCGTTCACCGGCGAGCAACGGCGCGACATGCTGGAGCTACTGGACGACCGTTACGGCCAGCGCTCGACCATCGTCACCAGCCAGATGCCGGTGGACAACTGGCACGAACTGATCGGCGACCCGACCCTGGCCGACGCCATCCTCGACCGCCTGGTGCACAACGCCTACCGGATCAACCTCAAGGGCGAGTCGATGCGCAAACGGGCGAAGAAATTGACGACGCCGAGCACCTCGGACTAACAATGCCACCCTAGCGTCGCTGCGCTCCGACTGCCCGGCCGGATGGCCGTGGAACAGGTGGCCGGATGTGCGTGGAATGCCCGGCCGGATAAGCGTGGACTGGGTGGCCGGATGGCGTGGAATCCGCACTCCGCCAGCACTCAATCACAACCTTGGCGTGCGGCAGGCTGGTGAACCAGTGCTCGTTCAGGCGCTCGTCACGGAAGCGCCCGTTAAACGATTCGATATAGGCATTCTGATTGGGCTTACCTGGTTCAATCAGGAACAGCTGTACATCTCGCGGATGAGCCCAGGTCAGCATGGCCCGACCACAGAATTCCTTGCCGTTATCCGTGCGGATGGCTTTGGGCAGACCGCGTGACATGGCCAGACGCATCCAGGATGCGCGTCAGCGAAAGCCCGCCAATCGTTCTTTCCGGCACGATGGCGACAGCCTCATGGGTGGCATCATCCACCATTGTCAGGATATTCATGACACGCTCTTCAGCCGTGCGATCAAATACAAAGTCCATCGACCAGACCTGGTTGGCGGCCCGAGGGCGGTCCAGCGGCTGTCGATCTGCAATCGGGATCTTCTTGCGCTTACGCCTTCTCACCTGCAAGCGGGCTTCGGCATACAGACGTTCCACCCGCTTGTGGTTGACTACTGCGGATTCCTTTCCAACGAGAGCCTTGCTAGACATGAACCGTATGCGTGGAGCTTTGATGCCGGCTTCAAGCTGCACGTGGCCCAGATGATCCGAGAGCAAGGTGAAGTGGGGAGAGTTCGATCTGGAGCGTGCACACAGTGGCGCATTCCTGCCGAGCGCATGAAGATGCGCGAGCTGCACATAGTTCCGCTCTCCAAGCAGGCGGTCG
This region of Pseudomonas wenzhouensis genomic DNA includes:
- the istB gene encoding IS21-like element helper ATPase IstB, translated to MLPHPTLDKLQTLRLHGMLKALNEQLKTPDIDSLSFEERLGLLVDRELTERDDKRLSSRLRQARLKHNACLEDIDYRAPRGLDKALILQLSSGQWLRDGLNLIIGGPTGVGKTWLACALAHQACREGYSVRYLRLPRLLEELGLAHGDGRFAKLMSSYAKTDLLILDDWGLAPFTGEQRRDMLELLDDRYGQRSTIVTSQMPVDNWHELIGDPTLADAILDRLVHNAYRINLKGESMRKRAKKLTTPSTSD